One genomic region from Erythrobacter mangrovi encodes:
- a CDS encoding Dps family protein — MANASSNSKTQLIAALNGTLADTFALYLKTKNFHWHVAGPRFRDLHLMFDEQAQQLFGTVDIIAERARKQDGETLTSIGSIAKHTKIKDQDSTSIGPEEMVGELKSDNETLHERLETLKVAAEAANDNATSALVDEWIDSCEERIWFLRQTAK, encoded by the coding sequence ATGGCCAATGCCAGCAGTAACTCGAAGACCCAACTCATCGCCGCGCTCAATGGCACGCTTGCCGATACCTTTGCGCTCTACCTCAAGACCAAGAACTTCCACTGGCACGTCGCGGGGCCACGTTTTCGTGATCTCCACCTGATGTTCGACGAACAGGCGCAGCAGTTGTTCGGCACCGTCGACATTATTGCCGAGCGTGCGCGCAAGCAGGACGGCGAAACGCTGACCTCAATCGGCTCGATCGCCAAGCATACGAAGATCAAGGACCAGGATTCGACGTCGATCGGGCCGGAGGAAATGGTCGGCGAGCTCAAGTCAGACAATGAGACGCTGCATGAGCGCCTCGAGACGCTCAAAGTCGCGGCCGAGGCGGCAAACGACAATGCCACCAGCGCGCTGGTCGACGAATGGATCGACTCTTGTGAGGAGCGCATCTGGTTCCTGCGCCAGACCGCGAAGTAA
- a CDS encoding TMEM165/GDT1 family protein — protein MTSFLFAMVASFLAATGARDQLMVAALRERLGASTALLLVALASAAGTAFAAAWFGGRLAASMSQDASTMFVAIALLLAAFECGWPHRFRKPEEPTRSLGAIAIVLFARQLTDASRFLVAAFAVVFASPSLAGFGGALGGGAAVALGWAMGENLEHRLPLRRLRIVMAVVLFLIACVVGASARGLI, from the coding sequence GTGACATCATTCCTGTTCGCCATGGTAGCCAGCTTTCTCGCCGCGACTGGCGCGCGCGATCAGTTGATGGTGGCGGCGCTGCGCGAACGGCTTGGGGCGTCGACTGCGCTGTTGCTGGTGGCATTGGCCAGCGCAGCGGGCACGGCCTTCGCAGCGGCGTGGTTCGGTGGGCGCTTGGCGGCCAGCATGTCGCAGGATGCCTCCACCATGTTCGTCGCCATCGCCCTGCTGCTGGCGGCGTTCGAATGCGGCTGGCCACATCGCTTCCGCAAGCCGGAGGAACCGACGCGCTCACTCGGTGCGATTGCTATCGTGCTGTTCGCGCGGCAGTTGACCGACGCTTCGCGGTTCCTCGTTGCGGCTTTCGCGGTGGTCTTTGCCTCGCCTTCGCTTGCCGGTTTCGGTGGGGCGTTGGGCGGCGGCGCGGCTGTCGCGCTGGGCTGGGCCATGGGCGAGAATTTGGAGCACCGCCTGCCGCTGCGCCGTTTGCGGATCGTGATGGCCGTGGTGCTGTTCCTGATCGCCTGTGTCGTCGGGGCCAGTGCGCGCGGACTCATATAG
- a CDS encoding SDR family oxidoreductase, protein MELTPGMAAVVTGGASGLGKASAQALADAGLKVTIFDVNEEAGEAHAAAIGGTFARVDITDEDSVVAGFEKARAAHGQERVTIHCAMTSRRGKTLGWDKETGSYKRLATEDYAFGAEGILVSSYRIASHSALGMANSEPLNEDGERGCITLTASVAAQDGQIGQVIYGSCKAGVNGLVLPMARDLMDIGIRVNSVMPGIFATPLMLGMKDRNPAMWAQLNASVPFPKRLGHPEEFASLIVEIARNSYINGHQFRLDGAIRMPPK, encoded by the coding sequence ATGGAACTGACACCAGGCATGGCGGCGGTGGTTACCGGCGGGGCATCGGGGCTTGGCAAGGCGAGTGCGCAGGCACTGGCGGACGCGGGGCTCAAGGTAACGATCTTCGACGTCAACGAGGAAGCCGGCGAGGCCCATGCCGCGGCGATCGGGGGCACCTTTGCACGGGTCGACATTACCGATGAGGACTCGGTCGTCGCCGGCTTCGAGAAGGCCCGCGCGGCGCACGGCCAGGAACGCGTGACGATACACTGCGCGATGACCAGCCGCCGCGGCAAGACGCTGGGTTGGGACAAGGAAACCGGCAGCTACAAGCGCCTGGCGACCGAGGACTACGCCTTCGGGGCAGAGGGTATCCTCGTATCATCCTATCGCATTGCCAGCCATTCGGCGCTGGGCATGGCCAATTCGGAACCGCTCAATGAGGATGGCGAACGTGGCTGCATCACCCTTACCGCCAGCGTCGCGGCGCAGGACGGGCAAATCGGACAGGTCATCTACGGCAGTTGCAAGGCGGGCGTGAACGGCCTCGTCCTGCCGATGGCACGCGATTTGATGGACATCGGCATCCGCGTGAACTCGGTCATGCCCGGCATCTTTGCGACGCCGCTCATGCTCGGCATGAAGGATCGCAATCCGGCGATGTGGGCCCAGCTCAACGCCAGCGTCCCCTTCCCCAAGCGCCTCGGCCATCCGGAAGAATTCGCTTCGCTGATCGTCGAGATCGCGCGCAACAGCTACATCAACGGTCACCAGTTCCGCCTCGACGGTGCAATCCGGATGCCGCCCAAGTAA
- a CDS encoding acyl-CoA dehydrogenase family protein: protein MQIEFGPELEAFRAEVCAFLDTAPTPEIREAGRKLTSVFAPFDQVMAWHRILYEKGWAAPNWPVEHGGTGWSIEQRHIFAEEYRRRDLPPLLPQGLGMVGPLLIDIGTEEQKAKYLPGILKGEDFWAQGYSEPNSGSDLASLSCRADPDGDDYIINGSKIWTTYAHHANRMFMLVRTDNTGKKQQGITFLLLDRIDYPGMTIRPIIGLDGFPEQCEVFFDNVRVPQSGRVGAENDGWTVAKHLLKHERGGGAQSPTLHRGIERIREAAQTTPSGFGTMLAEDPVFLRDLGELEADIASFEHFEKLGVSGHPMANDPAWPSMNKTMNSELTQRISVLMTRVCGTEGLPLQHEALRVGANVEPLGSDLELVAMPYYLNSRATTIYAGSNEVQRDLIARTAGRGV from the coding sequence ATGCAGATCGAATTCGGTCCCGAGCTCGAGGCTTTCCGCGCGGAGGTCTGTGCCTTTCTCGATACCGCCCCAACGCCCGAAATTCGCGAGGCAGGGCGCAAGCTCACCAGCGTCTTCGCGCCGTTCGACCAGGTCATGGCGTGGCATCGCATACTCTATGAAAAAGGCTGGGCCGCACCCAACTGGCCGGTCGAGCATGGCGGGACCGGCTGGTCGATCGAACAGCGCCATATCTTCGCCGAGGAGTATCGCCGCCGCGACCTGCCGCCCTTGCTGCCGCAGGGCCTCGGCATGGTTGGCCCGCTGCTGATCGACATCGGGACCGAAGAACAGAAGGCGAAATACTTGCCCGGAATCCTCAAGGGCGAAGACTTCTGGGCGCAGGGATATTCGGAACCGAATTCGGGTTCGGACCTCGCATCGCTCAGCTGCCGCGCCGATCCCGACGGAGACGATTACATCATCAACGGGTCCAAGATCTGGACCACCTATGCCCATCACGCGAACCGGATGTTCATGCTGGTGCGCACCGACAACACCGGCAAGAAGCAGCAAGGCATCACCTTCCTCCTGCTCGACCGCATCGACTATCCGGGCATGACCATCCGCCCGATCATCGGGCTCGACGGCTTTCCCGAGCAGTGCGAGGTGTTCTTCGACAATGTCCGCGTACCCCAATCGGGCCGTGTGGGGGCCGAAAACGACGGCTGGACGGTCGCCAAGCATCTGCTCAAGCACGAGCGCGGCGGCGGGGCGCAGAGCCCGACGCTTCACCGCGGGATCGAACGCATCCGCGAGGCGGCGCAGACCACCCCCAGCGGTTTCGGCACCATGCTGGCCGAAGATCCGGTGTTCCTGCGCGACCTGGGCGAGCTAGAGGCGGACATCGCCAGCTTTGAGCACTTCGAGAAACTGGGTGTCAGCGGCCACCCGATGGCCAACGATCCGGCCTGGCCATCGATGAACAAGACGATGAATTCCGAACTGACCCAACGGATCAGCGTGCTGATGACGCGGGTCTGCGGCACCGAGGGGCTGCCGCTGCAACATGAGGCATTGCGCGTCGGGGCGAATGTCGAACCACTCGGCAGCGACCTGGAGCTGGTTGCCATGCCCTATTACCTCAACAGCCGCGCGACGACGATCTACGCCGGATCGAACGAAGTGCAACGCGACCTAATCGCACGCACCGCCGGACGGGGGGTCTGA
- a CDS encoding acyl-CoA dehydrogenase family protein — protein sequence MDFTFTDEQQMLRDSVSSFLQRSYDFDARNKIVRGSDGWSRAVWGQLAEIGLLALPIAEDAGGLGGSAPDLVAIAEPFGAHLLAEPFLATALLAAPLLAKAGSGELEAIMGGSKIAALAYEEGHGTADPSQIAMAARRDGHGFVLDGEKRMVLAGADADLLLVVARLDGKLALLAVASGQGDIVTTGYQTIDGRRAANIRFAATRLGGDALLSVDVEPALREVLDTTLLALCAESVGAMGELLARTADYAATRKQFGVPILTFQAVAHRLADMKIAYTKARATLLYTAALMEARHAGERDMAILKGQIGKLGREVGEAAIQTHGGVGMTDELAISHLHKRILANDALLGNSEYHLRKVGNLT from the coding sequence ATGGACTTCACCTTCACCGATGAACAGCAGATGCTGCGCGACAGCGTCTCCTCCTTCCTCCAGCGCAGCTATGACTTCGACGCGCGGAACAAGATCGTTCGCGGGAGCGACGGCTGGTCGCGTGCGGTCTGGGGACAATTGGCGGAGATCGGCCTGCTGGCCCTTCCGATAGCCGAGGACGCAGGCGGCCTTGGCGGTTCGGCACCCGATCTGGTGGCCATTGCCGAACCCTTCGGCGCCCACCTGCTGGCCGAGCCTTTCCTGGCCACCGCCCTCCTCGCCGCGCCACTCCTGGCGAAGGCCGGAAGCGGCGAGCTGGAAGCGATCATGGGCGGCAGCAAGATCGCTGCATTGGCATACGAGGAAGGTCACGGCACCGCCGACCCCTCGCAAATCGCGATGGCTGCAAGGCGCGATGGCCACGGCTTCGTACTCGACGGTGAAAAGCGCATGGTTCTGGCGGGCGCAGATGCTGACCTGCTGCTGGTTGTCGCACGCCTGGACGGCAAGCTGGCTCTCTTGGCAGTTGCCTCGGGTCAGGGCGACATCGTGACGACAGGATACCAGACCATCGACGGTCGCCGTGCGGCCAACATCCGTTTCGCCGCGACCCGTTTGGGCGGCGACGCCCTGCTTTCCGTCGATGTCGAACCCGCCTTGCGCGAAGTGCTCGATACGACACTCCTCGCGCTTTGTGCCGAAAGTGTCGGCGCGATGGGCGAATTGCTTGCGCGCACCGCAGACTATGCCGCGACCCGCAAGCAGTTCGGGGTACCAATCCTGACATTCCAGGCGGTGGCGCATCGCCTTGCCGACATGAAGATTGCCTACACCAAGGCCCGCGCCACCTTGCTCTACACCGCTGCGCTGATGGAGGCGAGGCATGCCGGTGAACGCGACATGGCGATCCTCAAGGGTCAGATCGGCAAGCTCGGTCGTGAAGTGGGTGAAGCCGCCATCCAGACGCATGGTGGGGTTGGCATGACCGACGAACTGGCGATCAGCCATCTGCACAAGCGCATCCTCGCCAACGATGCCTTGCTGGGCAACTCCGAATACCACCTGCGCAAGGTCGGAAACCTGACCTGA
- a CDS encoding DUF4383 domain-containing protein, translating to MIDAKLLARVLGATFVATGLLGFVPNPIVSPDGLFAVNTMHNLVHVVTGFVFLIGAAMGKSRATILGIGIGYVAVTILGFLTEGHLLLGMIHINEADRWLHAGLAVAILGGGLISRERALATA from the coding sequence ATGATCGATGCCAAACTTCTCGCCCGCGTATTGGGCGCCACCTTCGTCGCCACCGGCCTTCTGGGCTTCGTTCCCAACCCGATCGTCTCGCCCGACGGCCTGTTCGCGGTGAACACCATGCACAACCTGGTGCATGTCGTTACCGGCTTCGTCTTCCTGATCGGCGCTGCGATGGGTAAGTCGCGGGCAACCATCCTGGGTATCGGTATCGGCTACGTCGCCGTCACGATCCTGGGCTTCCTGACCGAAGGCCACCTGCTGCTCGGCATGATCCACATCAACGAGGCCGACCGCTGGCTGCACGCCGGCCTGGCCGTGGCGATCCTGGGCGGTGGCCTGATCTCGCGTGAGCGTGCGCTCGCGACCGCGTAA
- a CDS encoding DUF4142 domain-containing protein has product MIRNLTRVAAAALLASATISAPAMAEEGPTDMQIAHIAYTAGTLDIRYAHLALAKSNNPEVRKFAELMIQDHAAVNDLAVGLLTKLGASPEDNATSQQLIADASAKLNAMAQMQGAEFDRAYAANELGYHQFVNKTVETAFIPAVDNKEFKDLLGQALEIFKVHEQHAAHMVRVLK; this is encoded by the coding sequence ATGATCCGCAACCTGACCCGCGTTGCCGCGGCCGCACTCCTGGCTTCGGCCACCATCTCCGCTCCCGCCATGGCCGAAGAAGGCCCGACCGATATGCAGATCGCGCATATTGCCTACACCGCCGGCACCCTCGACATTCGCTACGCCCACCTGGCGCTGGCCAAGTCGAACAACCCCGAAGTTCGCAAGTTCGCCGAACTGATGATCCAGGACCACGCTGCCGTGAACGACCTGGCCGTCGGCCTGCTCACCAAGCTCGGCGCTTCGCCCGAAGACAACGCCACCAGCCAGCAGCTTATCGCCGACGCGAGCGCCAAGCTGAACGCCATGGCCCAGATGCAGGGCGCCGAATTCGATCGCGCCTATGCCGCCAATGAGCTGGGCTATCACCAGTTCGTCAACAAGACCGTCGAAACCGCCTTCATCCCGGCGGTCGACAACAAGGAATTCAAGGATCTGCTCGGCCAAGCGCTTGAAATCTTCAAGGTGCACGAACAGCATGCCGCACACATGGTGCGAGTGCTCAAGTGA
- a CDS encoding cupredoxin domain-containing protein, with protein MVAGLWALLAFALVSVSPGALSAKTTTKPQEHVVEIHHFKFSPATVEAKPGDTITWKNLDAAPHTATAKQWDSAKLNHSQSWSLKVTDKGTFEYICTYHPAMKGKVVVK; from the coding sequence ATGGTAGCGGGACTGTGGGCCCTGCTCGCATTTGCGCTGGTGTCCGTATCCCCCGGAGCGCTTTCGGCAAAGACTACGACCAAGCCGCAGGAGCACGTGGTCGAGATTCATCATTTCAAGTTCTCACCGGCAACTGTGGAAGCCAAGCCGGGTGACACGATCACCTGGAAGAACCTGGACGCGGCCCCGCACACGGCCACGGCCAAGCAGTGGGATTCGGCCAAGTTGAACCACAGTCAGAGCTGGAGCCTGAAGGTCACCGACAAGGGAACCTTCGAATATATCTGCACCTATCATCCGGCCATGAAAGGCAAGGTCGTCGTCAAGTAG
- a CDS encoding transporter, which produces MPSRLKRSALLSSALFCLLGAEPAMAHHVTVSGPANAAGAITTVSPETAKAGDLVLGVEFYVEDYSAFSDAELIEFAEDDNEGVHNTDTAYISTLGLEYGLTDRLNLSLSLPFIVRNGIREAGHHGDDGDGDGSESEVETLGTADGIGDLQLGARFALLNRENDGVGVTLLAGLSVPTGATRQRTNGGERFESEFQPGSGSWDPRFGLALGKDFGPLSASANVLYTLRTEGSQDTNLGDHLAFNAGLSWRLGKGAHVHADGSFERHEALDLILEVNGEWEERERVGSVRDIHSGGTQIFVAPGVRYSSANGWSIFTSVGIPVHEDLNGIQNETDIRFKLGAGLNF; this is translated from the coding sequence ATGCCCAGCCGTTTGAAGAGATCTGCCCTGCTCTCATCAGCCTTGTTCTGCCTGCTCGGTGCAGAGCCGGCCATGGCCCACCATGTGACCGTGTCCGGGCCAGCCAATGCGGCTGGCGCGATCACGACCGTGAGTCCGGAAACGGCAAAGGCAGGCGATCTCGTGCTCGGTGTCGAGTTCTACGTGGAAGACTATAGCGCCTTCTCCGACGCGGAGCTGATCGAATTCGCAGAGGATGACAATGAAGGCGTGCACAATACCGACACTGCCTACATCAGCACGCTTGGTCTCGAATACGGGCTGACCGACCGCCTGAACCTCAGCCTTTCGCTCCCCTTCATTGTCCGCAACGGCATTCGTGAGGCAGGCCATCATGGCGATGACGGCGACGGGGACGGCAGCGAATCGGAAGTCGAAACCCTCGGCACGGCCGACGGCATCGGAGACCTGCAGCTGGGCGCGAGGTTCGCCCTGCTGAATCGCGAGAACGACGGCGTGGGAGTCACGCTCCTCGCCGGATTGAGCGTTCCCACCGGTGCGACGCGCCAGCGGACCAATGGCGGCGAACGGTTCGAATCCGAATTCCAGCCCGGTTCGGGCTCGTGGGACCCTCGCTTCGGTCTTGCGCTGGGCAAGGATTTCGGTCCGCTCTCCGCCAGCGCAAACGTGCTTTACACACTCAGGACCGAGGGATCGCAGGACACCAATCTGGGCGATCACCTCGCCTTCAATGCAGGGCTCAGCTGGCGGCTCGGCAAGGGCGCGCACGTCCATGCAGACGGCTCCTTCGAACGCCACGAAGCGCTCGACCTGATCCTTGAGGTCAACGGTGAGTGGGAAGAACGCGAACGCGTCGGATCGGTTCGCGACATCCATAGCGGAGGCACCCAAATCTTCGTCGCACCCGGGGTGCGCTATAGTTCCGCAAATGGCTGGTCGATATTTACATCCGTCGGAATACCAGTTCATGAAGACTTGAACGGCATCCAGAACGAAACGGACATCCGCTTCAAGCTGGGCGCTGGGCTGAATTTTTAG